TCAAATTCAACCTATGATACCAGCACGACCCATCAGTCCACGTACCTTAGTTGCAGATGCATATTATGAAAAACTATTAAACGACGATGAAATACATCAAGCTTTAAATCCAGATAATATCGAAAAGAATCCTGATGATTGTTTAAAACGAGCACTTTTATTTCCATTACTCGAAATCGACCCACCAAAACAGtgcttatttttcataattgattCAATCGATGAAGTTGCTTTTACTGATACAAACTCAACGTTAACGAAACAAAGAACAAAAGATCGTTGTAAAACTTCACGAACAATTGCCGAATTATTATCAAATCATCATCATTTGTTTCCACAATGGTTACTGTTAGTGTGCACAGCACGAAAACAAAGTAAAAGTATATCGAAAATGTTTACAGGATTTCGTAAATTAAGTTTAGATGATTTACGTAAATCGCAAGTTGTACGTGATGTACAACAGTATATTTTAGCACGTTTAGATCAAGAGAATTCATTACGACAACATATTAGTCGCGATACGGCCGAAATGTTAAATCAATTACATATTAAAAGTAATGGTTGTTTTCTTTACTTAGAAAAAGTATTAGATGgtgtttcagaaaattttataatattacgtGAAATCAAAGAAATACCGGGAACATTAAATGGTTTATATTTATGGTTGTGTCAACGTTTATTTAatcgtaaacaattttttaaagtaaaaccattattaaatgtaatattagcTGCAAAATGTCCAATTACAAAAGATTTATTGTACGATATTGTTAGAACACAACAATGGAACATGACTATGGAAGATTTTAATAAACGATTTCATTTAAcacggaaaattttaaatatatcgaaGAAaggttttattagtttttttcatCATTCGTTTGCTGAATGGCTCCTAGATATTAAACAttgtacacaaaaatatttgtgtaatatttATGAAGGCCACATCATGTTAACGATGTTCTTCTATTTAAATGGTATGTAAtctatactaatattataattgtgaaaaaaatgatatagtTCAGTTCTCCTATTTGGAATCCAACTTTTTTTATGTACACACTTCGTGACCATGGGGAATGGGTTCGTAAtgtaatcaaaaacaaaaatcaaaattaagttGCATAAAAATTTGCTCCGGAACTATCTTTTTGGTGGGAGATAGCAGTACCCAATAGACATTCAACGGaattatttcgtaaaatttaaattatttcggaCATGTTTTGTTTAGAAGCTTAACTAAAGATTTTCAGGGTCTTTTTATTGAAGCAAGTTACTTTCTTCACCACTTGAATATTGCGCGAGGTGCAACCtccaaatttgaataaaactacAAGAGtagtatttcataaataataacttaaaataaaaaatgatttcgatCATAAGTTATTACATTGATCTTATATAGAGTTCATTAAATAGTTACTACTACTGAAATAACTAAAGACACATTAATCATGACATTTCCATTTTGTTACaggtaaaaaattatcaaaaagtgaTATACACATATTTGCATTTCATCTAACAAAAgtcgaatattatttaaatcaaaagtcACCATGGAATGAGTCTGCTGTACGTAATGCTAATGtacaatatgtaaatataacTGAATTACGTAACGAAGTAAATGGTAAACTTGAAGAGAACACAATACAAACGGATCAACAACTTTGTAAAAATAACGATGAAATATCATCCacagtgaaaattaattttaatgattctttaccAAGCACAAATACAGCCAAACCACCATTACCACCCAAACAAAAAGTGGATATTTGTCAATTGAAtagtgttataaaaaatgttgatgaTTTACATACTCTAATGTTACTATGGTTAATCACTAGTGGCGCTGAAGTGGATACGTGCTTATTTGAAGATACAACAGAtcaagattttaattttgaatgccACCTGCCTCGTGAtccaaaagtaattaaattactattaaatgCTGGAGCTAAATATCAAGAGATTGAAACACATACCGATGATGACGATCTACAACGATGTTCAAGTCAAGTATCACATTCTACATCACAATCGGAACAAAGTCCTGTTGATCCATTTTATGAGTTAATATCCGGTAATGGAATATCGTTAAGTCAACATGATTGTACGGGTAAAACATTGTTACATTGTTTGGCGGCCGAAGGAAATGCAGCTTTATTAGCATTAGCGCTACAGGCTAGCACAGAACCAGTAAATTTAGAGGCGTCAGAAAGTGGTCATGGACAGACAGCATTAAATGTCGCTGCAAGTCATGGACATACAGAGgttgtacaaattttattaactgcAGGAGCGGATGTTAATCATGCTGATGCTGATGGATGGACGGCATTACGTGCTGCAGCATGGGGTGGTCACGTAGAAGTAGTTGAAGCTTTACTTAAACATGGTTGCTCCGTTGATTGTATTGATGCAGATCATAGAACTGCATTAAGAGCAGCTGCCTGGTCAGGTCATGaagaaattgttaaattattgatACAACATGGAGCAGATGTTAACAAAACGGATTTagaaggtaaaataattttgatgaattaatttatgtatgttttaagaagtgtacttattttaatattaaggatgtacgagcaccagggcaattttggataaaaggcttgattttttttatatgaagttggagtaagtaaatcaattctgaaaaatttaggCGAGGGGGGGGGTCGTcgtccaattatttaaataaataaatgacttcaaaagtatgtatatttaacatcggttttatggtaaaacggtagatgggtgaaatgttttcatagatttctccaaaattagtcgatggaaatttataaaaattctaccgttataattaaaaaaatatatatatattcaattttgatggtgaattatgttatagcttgacaatataagacgaatattttttttatttttttaaatttccaccaactagttttggagacatctatgaaaacatatcatccatctatcgtttttccataaaaccaatgctaaatatgcctacttCTGAAAtctgaagtcatttatttatttaaataattggacaattccccctaaaattttcagaattgatttagatttagtccaacttcatataaaaaaaatcacaatttttatttaaaattgccttggtgctaaTACATTCTTAAGTCAGAAATTGTGTGTTGGTCCAATTACCACTCCAGTGCATTTTTCCACATATCTTACTAATAtgcaaaatgttaaaattatacaaacatattacctaatatcaaaataaatacacgCTAGTCATCACCCCGTTtctctatttaaaatttgaaaaaagtctcgcaaacaaaagtttttgttttcaatattttttcttgacCAATTCAAAATGTCTGCcactttttatgaaatttgacgtCTGATTAACGAAAAAAACTACGATTTAAATTCACAAGTTTATATTTATGACTTAATTGTCCAAAATTGCACTTATTTTTGTTTAGGGAGAACGGCTTTAATTGCAGCAGCATACATGGGCCATTCTGAAATTGTTGAACATCTGTTAGATTCTGGCGCATCAATTGATCATGCTGATATGGATGGACGAACAGCCTTATCTGTTGCAGCATTGTGTGTACCTTCAAATCACGGCTACGCTAAAGTAAGATATTTATTCCTAGTCGTaacgtatttataaataattttgttaatacttGATTACAGGTTGTGAGTGTGTTATTAGAAAGAGGAGCAGAAGTTGATCATCAGGATAAAGATGGAATGACTCCATTATTAGTAGCATCTTTTGAAGGGCAtaagtaagtaaataatataagcGTTACTTGGCTACAGGGATTCACCTCTAGTATTTATGGCAAAATTCCGAtgttttttctcttaaaaatagAGCAACGTAGTAGAAAATTTcgacttaattaaaataaatgtgtacAAATTTTGTCACTAATTCACCAAGGGCTCGAAAGAATGCCATATTCAACACTTCCTGGAATCGCTGCTCTATTTTAGGCtagatttctacaaaaaatattccacATTTTTCGAAGCCACATTTCTAAGCGACTTTTCGAGCCTTTATTTTAATGACTGtagcaaattttgtttatgtttttatagagATGTTTGTGAATTATTATTGGAGTATGAAGCTGATGTTGATCATGCAGACAGTACTGGTCGAACCCCTTTATGGGCTGCTGCAAGTATGGGTCATGCTTCTGTTGTAGGTCTTCTATTGTTTTGGGGATGCTGTGTTGATACAATTGAACCAGCAGGTCGAACTGTTTTAAGTATGGCTGCTGCTCAAggtaattcattaattattgaagttttgttttaaaaaacagaaaaaaaaaagttttatttatttatttatttttatttagcgcCTTTATTTTTGTTGCTTATCGTGGAGATTGTTcagttaataaatttcatttaaattaatatctaattaaaatctagtcatttaaaattattaatgacacaaaagaaattttgaaaaaaaaaatcttaaattattgtgataatttttaaaatccttCTAAAAGCAGTAGATTGAGTAAAAAAAGAGGAAGTGCGGTAGAATGAATAACGAAACATGAGATTTGGCAAATCATGTTTTACGTTAGTGTATATTTTTCTATCAGAAAACAAGGTAAAGagaaattttggtatttttcgaATAGGAAAATTTCGAATTATGATATCTCTAAAATGGTCAGGGAATTTTTGCTATCGTCATGGTACAGTCAGGGAATTTTAAATGATCATTTCAATCACCAGCCTGATTAGGGTTTacaaaaacgaacaaaaattaaaactataaacttAAAAAGATGTTTAAAAACTCATTGCCATTACTTAAAAAACCATTCATGTAAGGTCTTAAATTCCAGTAGTTTAGAAGTTATAATTTTTGTCCTGATTTTATTcgagataaattaaaaataattgttattttaatttaaaggctGTATAGAAGTTGTGCGACAACTTTTAGATCGAGGTCTTGATGAACAGCATAGAGATAATGCTGGATGGACTCCATTACATTACGCATCTTTTGAAGGTAAATGTATTGAATtgcaactaataataataaatattaataaacatatttaaatatatttttaaaattttttaggccATAAAGATGTTTGTGAAGCATTGTTAGAGGCTGGTGccaaaattgatgaaattgatAATGATGGGAAATGTGCACTAATGCTTGCAGCGCAAGAAGGCCATACCGATttagttgaattatttttagtgcAATATGGAGCAAATCCAAATCAACATTCTCACGATGGGAAAACAGCTTTAAGGTatatttttatagctttttatatattacatatagagAAATACATAGgcatttgtttttttctctaatcaatttggtttgtaaaaaaatgcttATCTTGGCCCTTAAGACTGttctgtatacatttttgattggcgtgaaatcattctttgattgAAGTGAAACTAAtgtaactataatttttttaagaatccaatgaaatatttactggaggaaaataaatttataaggaTCTACCTACACTGggtactttttcatttttcgaaaatcctgttaattttcccaattttcattgttcacaaggtacagtggaataagaaaaagtaAATGTGTGTgaactataaaaattgaaaaaattaacaagattttcgaaaaataaaagtacccaggGTAGGTAGAATATTAATAACTATAAcattccaaatttcaaatcgatagagtaaagagtaaaatcgcagtgcttgaaattcattGTTACTTTAACCATATTACTGGAAAaacgcttttctttataaatttgttttccacCAAgaagattctttaaaaaattataaagtttcacacCAATCAAAAAAGTGTATAGAACAGCCTTAACAGAATAATTAACAACAAAAGATGGGTTTTGCTATTCATTTGAATAGAAATGGCTACTCAAACCCGATAATGTACGAttctttaaaatgattaattatgatttataatatattttaggtTAGCAGCTTTAGAAGGACATTATGACGTCGTACGATTATTAATAGCGCATGGAGCAgatgttaattttaaagatGCGGATGGGCGAAGTACATTGTATGTGTTAGCGCTTGATAATCGTCTACCAATGGCACGATATCTAATCGAACATGGCCAAGCAGATGTTGAGTCCAGAGATTCAGAGGTATGATCTAGTATAGTATAATCAAACGAGAAACtagattttaaagaaaatggatcttagttttggagaaaagagataccaaagttttgtcctagtttgcgctttcacgggtaaacagtgatgtctacaaaaaaatgtttaaacaaaagttgtttgttttttataagaaacatttacttttacttttaaacttttcttctatctctaacggttttcaagatgaaattttgcgaAATATCGAGTAACTTGAGAAAATAGACAAACTTAGAAAAGctctccgaaactatcggtcTTATAAAAACTGTCTACGTCTCAAGTTGTTCCAAATTAGCcttctttaaaaaacttttttgaaaaatgaataccaaaacttttgatgaaaaaccagtCTTCCCAGGTCAAAATCGACAAAAACTGAAGtaaggtcaaaattttcgaggtttattttttatttttcggtaTGACCCAGTCGTTTGCCGAGGTCGAAAATGTGGATTTAAATGTTTAATCTGATTGGCCTactattaattaatgattttattaattaagcctcgaaccaaaaaaaatgcgtgttataagtttgaccgctatgtttgtgtgtgtctgtctgtggcatcgtaggcatacctaaacgaatgaaccgattttgatttttttttgtttcgtttgaaagataatttaatgaagagtgttcttagatatgtttcaagtgcgagtttagggttccgtacccgaaaaatttgttgtattttgtaaatttcattaattaatgtaaaaattaacgTAACTTAAAAACAGGGACGAACACCATTACATGTAAGCTGTTGGCAAGGTCATTATGATATGGTATCACTTTTATTAACTACTGGTGGCGCCGATGTCAATGCTTGCGATGCTGAACAACGATCTGCCTTACATTCAGCTAGTTGGCAAGGACATGCTGACATTGTGAGATTATTATTAGAGCATGGTGCAACACCTGATCATGCATGTAATCAAGGAGCAACAGCTTTAGGTacgtatcaaatttttaattgtgactactctttcaaaataaaagtatatttaatattcaattttaatttaggtaTATCAGGCCAACAGGGACATGAACAATGCGTTCTAGCGTTATTACAACATGGGGCTGATCCAACTGTATCTGATGTTTGTGGACGAAATGCTTTAAGAGTAGCTCATAAATCTGGTCATTTAGGTGTTGTAAGATTATTGCAAGAGTATGCTAGCAAAACAAATATAGGTGGTGTAATACCATCTTCTGGTGTTGGTGGCGTTGGCGGTAGTGCTTCTACGGGTATATCTTTATCAACTCCGTTAACCCCATCTGCAAGTCATCATACAACAACTTCTACGACTGGTGTTGGAAATAGTGGTTCGAATACAAGTGTAACTTCGGGTAAATAATTCTCTGATACTTGATGTCAAGGGTTTAACAAAAAGACCACCTAGACCAAGAAAGGGTCGGATCTGAACATTCTGAATCTGACGCCCTGCAAATTGCTGCAGCTGCAATTTCTTGGTTTAAATTAGCAAATTactaaaattctataaaataattttttcaggtTCAACTGCTGAAACAAAACCTTCATGTGCAGTTTTATATCCAGTTGAATGGGGTGTTTCGGAATGTAATACTGGTGTTGGTGGTGTCAGCGGAACAAATGTAAGCGGACAACAACGAAGATCTTGTGTTTCATTAGGAAATCATAGCAGTAATAGTAAAAGTAGCAGTAATTTGACAGGATCAAGTCATAGTAGTAGGCATGGCGGTGATAAAAATATTAGGGAAGCAAATTCAACACCTGTTCAACAAGTAAGTTAACTATCTTCTTTTTGCGACTAAATAGTTGAAAGTTAATTAATCGTAATAAACCTTTTCTAATAACATTAAAAgtcgaaaagttttaaaaacgaagAGTGGAATAGTggtaaaatgttttacaaaacagTATGCAAGGTTTAGAAGAAAGGATGTTTAGGTTTTCGAATGgtatgagaaaaattttagtGCGCTGATTATTTCAGAGGATACAGGATTTTACATCCCGGAATGTCAATTTTGCTGGGAAAGCTAATCTTGGTCCAAATAtctcatttttaaagaaaaattaaacaaactttcgattggttttaacaaatttattgtaaaataatttttacgcttctaaacttcaaataaaattaggTGTAACATTTCTCACCATTTCAACTCTCCGTGCGAACCGGCAAGGGGTGATGCAATTTTTtagcaatagattccaaaactagataGTACAAGTTCTCAAATGAACTATTGCGGTTCTAAATTCGAtggttttctttctttttagctgctgttattttttcatatttgctAAATCTCTTTCAAAGAAGACATTGATTTATCACACAGCTAATATAGAAACAAgcacattttcatatttataatattagtatagaTAGAATGTGTAattctaatgaaattttttttcttattttttacagCCATTATCATTCACACAACAACTACAGCAATGCAGCCGGGCTAGTAAAAATCGTCCAGCGAGTAAGTTATTATCCCCTTTACAATCGGAACCACAAAGTCCTATTTATGCATCTCCACCTTTAAGCCCTAATATTGAGGATATTACCtcaaattttggtaaattttgtgTAGTAAGATCAATAAACTAATgattatcaaatatattatatttttccaatttgtgTATGTTTAATAGGTGGAAGTGGGGGTGGTAGTAGTGGTCTTGTGAACATGTATCAATTATCATCACAACATAAGAGTAATATAACATCATCATCGGCTGATACACATTTTGCACGTGATACTCATATGCGTATAATATTAGGAAATTCAAATTTAGGTGTTGgcaatagaaatattaaaaattcgttATCACCAGCACAAGATAGTGGCAGTAATAACATTAGGtaagtttttttacatttaaacatgaGTTAGTCTATATTTAGTTAGCATTATTTAGGAGGGTTACGATAATTGATGCAAAACGGAACTCTTAAGTTTAAAAACGGAACCATAAAGTCGTATGCCAAATTTCAGTTGCTTGACAAAAGATAAATGAATTCAATTGTATAATAGGCGCTTAACAGGATCATTTTTGTGTTCGGTCGTCCATTTGTCACagcatattttttttgaatttgttaaaCGAGAAAAATTTACATCGGGTATATACAGTGATGGAAAAAAGTTCAATAGATCGGCACCTTCCGTATGTGCACCCCAACCTACTATGAAATTAGTACATGAAATGCTATTTTATGTATCGAGTAATTCGAAAATTCGAATAATCTGATTTCCCCTAGATTTTAATAGCGTCGGATTATTGAAACCCtactgtagtaaaaaaaaaaaggtataaatatataattttgaaactgttttacaaatttttcaagtgATCTGAGCATATCTGAGCATCTTTTTTCGTAAAgtagtaaaattaaaagattcCACTTTTGTCAAAATTGTCTAATAGTGGAACAAATACAAGCGCTCCCatcgggaaaaaatttctttgcatATTCCTCTCACTATACTCGTGACTCATATTGCTCGtgatttgatttttgaaagcttcttcgaattattttatttcatattgaataaataataaaataattaactaataattaataatttattcaaaacgtTTTTAAGaagcaatatttttttcaattagtgGTGGGAGTAGCAGCAATTCAAAACCTAGACGAAATGGTATTGTAACAAATCCCGCAATGCGTTTAGTTGCTGGTGTACGTAATGGTTTTGATTCAGCAGCAGCAAATTTACGAAAAAGTACGACATCATCAAATCCAGCAACAAAAACACATAGTTTTCAATGGCGTAAGGAAACACctttgtgaaatatttaaatataattaatttttaattgaatacaaATCCTAGTCAACCTTTAAATATGTGAGTAACAATCTATATTCATTTAGTTAGTTTATTAAGTTACagttttgataacaaaatttttttatttttatttattttaatttcgttttattttaaaaaattttatctgatttacaaatatattgttCAAAGTTGTCTTTtgaaaagtaacaataatttaataagaaaatcatGGATGATGAcgaatttgccacattacccataaaaatataaaagtagacTTTATATCAATACTTGATACGAAATttgaaaactgattaaaaaacgaagaagttacaAGCCTTGAAAGATTGTTGCTTCTCTCTTTCTTGTAAAATagagttttataattaatcacTACAGCGATACTCAACAACGTCATTTTTAAAGCATCTTCCTCTTTGAGTTTAATGaggagttttaaacgttcatattttgtatacttaaaaagattttcaaaaacaaacttcacttttctgcccgtgtaGTGAGAGTTCTTCACCTAAAGTGATTTTCGAAATGATCATCTCAATAGGCTTTTgtactaaatttgaaaaattggtttatacgatACATTGGTATttgatttacaccaaaaaagtattatttaaaaaaaaaatactatttgcattttttattttgcattattAATTTCCAAATGGATATTCGTATAATTGTCAGTACAATATTGCAACACGATAAGAATATCTATTAAGGATGATAACATCTGTTTCGAAAGGTAAGATTATGAAAAATGAACAAAAGTAGTATATTACCCATCTAGGGAGCTAAAGTAAAGAATACTTGCTTCCGTAGTGTGAATACCATTTTTCTCCCCGAGGGAG
The Chrysoperla carnea chromosome 4, inChrCarn1.1, whole genome shotgun sequence genome window above contains:
- the LOC123297692 gene encoding ankyrin repeat domain-containing protein 50 isoform X1, encoding MDTMALVQEKKKFFCREWAFQKLSHCLDQRPISKACGALILGGPGSGKTTFCAELVWPTQGPSGRQQRALNRRLLGYHFLVGQNEHSLLLSEFLRNLVGQILSYSTEGLKQKSIRRREKLVKCTSFEASSFVGPNKIHDDITEENTERKCLNITDEPSTSQCSNDLASLNLNDLNDDQMTGRKLLKRSISGENSPIGSSSQIQPMIPARPISPRTLVADAYYEKLLNDDEIHQALNPDNIEKNPDDCLKRALLFPLLEIDPPKQCLFFIIDSIDEVAFTDTNSTLTKQRTKDRCKTSRTIAELLSNHHHLFPQWLLLVCTARKQSKSISKMFTGFRKLSLDDLRKSQVVRDVQQYILARLDQENSLRQHISRDTAEMLNQLHIKSNGCFLYLEKVLDGVSENFIILREIKEIPGTLNGLYLWLCQRLFNRKQFFKVKPLLNVILAAKCPITKDLLYDIVRTQQWNMTMEDFNKRFHLTRKILNISKKGFISFFHHSFAEWLLDIKHCTQKYLCNIYEGHIMLTMFFYLNGKKLSKSDIHIFAFHLTKVEYYLNQKSPWNESAVRNANVQYVNITELRNEVNGKLEENTIQTDQQLCKNNDEISSTVKINFNDSLPSTNTAKPPLPPKQKVDICQLNSVIKNVDDLHTLMLLWLITSGAEVDTCLFEDTTDQDFNFECHLPRDPKVIKLLLNAGAKYQEIETHTDDDDLQRCSSQVSHSTSQSEQSPVDPFYELISGNGISLSQHDCTGKTLLHCLAAEGNAALLALALQASTEPVNLEASESGHGQTALNVAASHGHTEVVQILLTAGADVNHADADGWTALRAAAWGGHVEVVEALLKHGCSVDCIDADHRTALRAAAWSGHEEIVKLLIQHGADVNKTDLEGRTALIAAAYMGHSEIVEHLLDSGASIDHADMDGRTALSVAALCVPSNHGYAKVVSVLLERGAEVDHQDKDGMTPLLVASFEGHKDVCELLLEYEADVDHADSTGRTPLWAAASMGHASVVGLLLFWGCCVDTIEPAGRTVLSMAAAQGCIEVVRQLLDRGLDEQHRDNAGWTPLHYASFEGHKDVCEALLEAGAKIDEIDNDGKCALMLAAQEGHTDLVELFLVQYGANPNQHSHDGKTALRLAALEGHYDVVRLLIAHGADVNFKDADGRSTLYVLALDNRLPMARYLIEHGQADVESRDSEGRTPLHVSCWQGHYDMVSLLLTTGGADVNACDAEQRSALHSASWQGHADIVRLLLEHGATPDHACNQGATALGISGQQGHEQCVLALLQHGADPTVSDVCGRNALRVAHKSGHLGVVRLLQEYASKTNIGGVIPSSGVGGVGGSASTGISLSTPLTPSASHHTTTSTTGVGNSGSNTSVTSGSTAETKPSCAVLYPVEWGVSECNTGVGGVSGTNVSGQQRRSCVSLGNHSSNSKSSSNLTGSSHSSRHGGDKNIREANSTPVQQPLSFTQQLQQCSRASKNRPASKLLSPLQSEPQSPIYASPPLSPNIEDITSNFGGSGGGSSGLVNMYQLSSQHKSNITSSSADTHFARDTHMRIILGNSNLGVGNRNIKNSLSPAQDSGSNNISGGSSSNSKPRRNGIVTNPAMRLVAGVRNGFDSAAANLRKSTTSSNPATKTHSFQWRKETPL
- the LOC123297692 gene encoding ankyrin repeat domain-containing protein 50 isoform X2 produces the protein MDTMALVQEKKKFFCREWAFQKLSHCLDQRPISKACGALILGGPGSGKTTFCAELVWPTQGPSGRQQRALNRRLLGYHFLVGQNEHSLLLSEFLRNLVGQILSYSTEGLKQKSIRRREKLVKCTSFEASSFVGPNKIHDDITEENTERKCLNITDEPSTSQCSNDLASLNLNDLNDDQMTGRKLLKRSISGENSPIGSSSQIQPMIPARPISPRTLVADAYYEKLLNDDEIHQALNPDNIEKNPDDCLKRALLFPLLEIDPPKQCLFFIIDSIDEVAFTDTNSTLTKQRTKDRCKTSRTIAELLSNHHHLFPQWLLLVCTARKQSKSISKMFTGFRKLSLDDLRKSQVVRDVQQYILARLDQENSLRQHISRDTAEMLNQLHIKSNGCFLYLEKVLDGVSENFIILREIKEIPGTLNGLYLWLCQRLFNRKQFFKVKPLLNVILAAKCPITKDLLYDIVRTQQWNMTMEDFNKRFHLTRKILNISKKGFISFFHHSFAEWLLDIKHCTQKYLCNIYEGHIMLTMFFYLNGKKLSKSDIHIFAFHLTKVEYYLNQKSPWNESAVRNANVQYVNITELRNEVNGKLEENTIQTDQQLCKNNDEISSTVKINFNDSLPSTNTAKPPLPPKQKVDICQLNSVIKNVDDLHTLMLLWLITSGAEVDTCLFEDTTDQDFNFECHLPRDPKVIKLLLNAGAKYQEIETHTDDDDLQRCSSQVSHSTSQSEQSPVDPFYELISGNGISLSQHDCTGKTLLHCLAAEGNAALLALALQASTEPVNLEASESGHGQTALNVAASHGHTEVVQILLTAGADVNHADADGWTALRAAAWGGHVEVVEALLKHGCSVDCIDADHRTALRAAAWSGHEEIVKLLIQHGADVNKTDLEGRTALIAAAYMGHSEIVEHLLDSGASIDHADMDGRTALSVAALCVPSNHGYAKVVSVLLERGAEVDHQDKDGMTPLLVASFEGHKDVCELLLEYEADVDHADSTGRTPLWAAASMGHASVVGLLLFWGCCVDTIEPAGRTVLSMAAAQGCIEVVRQLLDRGLDEQHRDNAGWTPLHYASFEGHKDVCEALLEAGAKIDEIDNDGKCALMLAAQEGHTDLVELFLVQYGANPNQHSHDGKTALRLAALEGHYDVVRLLIAHGADVNFKDADGRSTLYVLALDNRLPMARYLIEHGQADVESRDSEGRTPLHVSCWQGHYDMVSLLLTTGGADVNACDAEQRSALHSASWQGHADIVRLLLEHGATPDHACNQGATALGISGQQGHEQCVLALLQHGADPTVSDVCGRNALRVAHKSGHLGVVRLLQEYASKTNIGGVIPSSGVGGVGGSASTGISLSTPLTPSASHHTTTSTTGVGNSGSNTSVTSGSTAETKPSCAVLYPVEWGVSECNTGVGGVSGTNVSGQQRRSCVSLGNHSSNSKSSSNLTGSSHSSRHGGDKNIREANSTPVQQPLSFTQQLQQCSRASKNRPASGSGGGSSGLVNMYQLSSQHKSNITSSSADTHFARDTHMRIILGNSNLGVGNRNIKNSLSPAQDSGSNNISGGSSSNSKPRRNGIVTNPAMRLVAGVRNGFDSAAANLRKSTTSSNPATKTHSFQWRKETPL